The Oncorhynchus nerka isolate Pitt River linkage group LG5, Oner_Uvic_2.0, whole genome shotgun sequence nucleotide sequence AATTTTTGTGTACAGTAATTGAACATTCTGGAAAGGCAATGCCCCAAACCATTTAATTTTCTCAACCTGTGATCTGTCATAAATGTGTTTCTGCAGATCTTCTGATGGCCTTGTCAACCTAATCTGATGTAGAAATGCACAACCCTTACAATTCACATACACTGTAAAACAGTAGAGTACAATTCAGTTTCTTTAATACCAGTGATTGATATTTTAAATGTTccaatttaacaattttattcaacCATATGGCTTTTCCCTGTTAGTGTTACTTTGCTGTTTCCAGATGTTCAACAGGCAGATAATATTATACTGATAAATACCCAATTTAGCTTTGTCATTGTAGTCAATATGTAGACACACTAAATGTTACAAATAAATCTTATTTTATTTCACatacatgatttttttttttttactttgaacTTGTCACAATCTAAATGATTCTACAACAAAATGAGGAACTACCACAACAAAGTCAAAATGTCTTACTGGGGAGAGAAGATATCAACTTCACTGCAGCAAGATGGACACATGTTTTTTGCCATTAGGCAAAGGTTACGGTAAAAGTAATAAAAAGACAAAAATAGGATGAAAAAGTGGTCTTTGTAGGTTCTCTGTCAACTTCAAGATCCTCAAAAGTATTTATTACTCCCCagaatagtgttataatactaacTTTTCAAAAAACCTCAAACCACTTTGATGAATAAAATAAATTTTCATTTATGCTTGacaataaatcaaattaaatatttAGGGGAACAGGTATCTTTTCTCCAGTGTGACGTTGCAATCCTGTAGAAGCCCTTTCCTATTTTCATGGACAATTTCTTAAGTGGGGAGTTACAATTTTGCTTATTAGGTTGGGGGAATTGAGATTTTGGCTGACGTTGCATCCCATGAGTATTGCTATGAACAGTTTGTTTTTAATGAATATGTACATACACGTACATAATGAAGCATTTACGTACACATATGCAAAGATTATGGTCGGAGGGAATGATGCTCAGTTTGATCAGTCTGTTCTGTGAGTAAGCATGGTGCAAGACCAAACAAATAAGAGTAATACTTTTAGATACAAATTTGTACTGTACACGGTTCTGTAGTGTCTTTAATTCCAACCCAGCACTTATGGATTCCTCTTGGGTATATAAATTGAATTTGAAAAGCTTGATTACTGACACCTTTTCCTTACAGGTCACCTGGGTAGCAATTAAGTTCATTTCGGAGGATCCGTGTTAGACAGGCTCACTGACAACTGTGCAAAAACATACGTCACAATGTCGTAGCATTGCATCCAATAAGATGGAATGATTTGGGACTGCACTCCTGTGTCCTGTTATGGCGCTCTGCAGTGCTATTTCCATTCCCTGTAGCATTCTCATGCAGTAGTGGGAAATTCAGAAGTTAATAAATAATCCTTAGATTATTCCCAACATTTGGATTCCCAGATTCACAAACCATGTTAGATCATTTTCATGTTAAAGCGACGGGGTCCAGCTTCCCCCTCTGCTCCTCCATCTAAAGAGGTGCCATTAGACTTGGACCGAGGTACGTATTCAATATCTATGTTGTTTTTATGCTTCCCTTTGCCCCGACTCCAAACGAACAGGAGGAGGAAGCAGAACAAAACCACCCCCAGGAATGTGAAACAACCCATTGCTGTCGACACTAAGATAGTCTTTAGGTCCAAGCCGTAGGTCACGTTGATAGTCCCATTGGTAGTTGCATTGCTGGGATCTGTGTAGTACTGGGTCCTGTTTGCGTAGAGCGACCCCAGGCTTTTCACTGCTAGGGAGGTCATTAATGAGTCATTACCCGCAGTGTTGGTTGCAATGCAAAGGTACACCCCGCCGTCCTGCACCTCGGCCGCCTTGATCTCCAGCGTCCCATTGTTGTGGACCATGACTCTACCGTGGCTCTTGTTGGTGAGGAGGCGCCGGCGTGGGGACAGCCACGACACCACCGGCCTGGGGGTCCCCTCAACACTGCAGTACAGTCTCACTGGCTGACCTTCGTCTACGGCAATTGTTTGCGTCTTGTTCTCCCGTATTTTGGGCTTGGTGCACGTCACATAGTAGGAGAGCAAGGTCTCCTTGAACTCCCTGAAAGGCCTGCCGCGGATGCCCTCGGGGGTACTGCACTCCGGCTGCGAGTCACCAAAGTAGATGGACTGCCTCCTCTGCAGGATCCACATGAGGCGGCAGTCGCAAACCAGGGGGTTGTCATCGATCAAGAGTACCTCCAGAGCCTCAGGAGCTTGGAAGACACCCTTCTCCAGGGTGTCCAAACGGTTGTGGGAGACGTTGAAAACCTTTAGCCACCGGAGGCCCTGAAATGCGTACGGATCAACAGTCGACAATTGAGCCCCGACCAGATGCAGTTCCCTTAGGTGCACTAACTCCGACAGCATCCTGCCTTCGATGTGTCTGATGCGGTTGAAGGACAGGTTGAGGAGCGTCAGGTAGTGCAGGTGCTTGATCGCCTGGTATGGGAAGGTGGACAGGTTGGTGTTGGTGATGAAAAGCGTGGTCAAATTGAGGCCGTGCAGCGTGTTGGCCGGCACACTGTCCAGCGAGGTCCAGCTGTCAATCTCCAGGTGGCGCAATCGGAACAGCTTCTTGAAGGAGTAGGCATGCAAGGTGCTGATGCTGAGGTATCGCAGGTGAAGTCTTACCAGGTTGTGCAGGTGGGACAAGGCCTCAGTAGGCACCACTGTCAGATTGCATCTCTCCAGGGTTAGAGTCTCTAGGCTCAGCAGTCCACTGAACGCCCGGTGGGAGATGTACACTAGGTCATTGTCACCCACCTCCAGGAACTTCAGATTGTTCAAGTCCTGGAACATGTAGTCCAGCAGGATGACAATATTGTTGTCGCTGACATCCAACCGGGTGAGGTTGGACAGGCCTGTGAAGACACCCATAGGAATGAGCTTAATACGATTGCTTTTGAGACTAAGGGAGTGCATACTGTACAGAGGGTTGAAGGCCCCCGGCTCCACATAGCTGATAATGTTCCCACTGAGGTCCAAATCCTCTAGACCAGGATAGGGGGCAAAGTCATCCGGGTTGACGGCCTGCAGCTTGTTCTTGCTCAGGTCCAGGATCCTGGTCTCGATGGGGATACCGTCTGGGATGCTAGGTAGGCGTTTGCGGTGGCACAGGACCGACTTGCTCTGGGCCGAGCAGTCGCAGCGGGCGGGACATCCCAATGCGGAACCCACGAAGACGGCCACAAGAGCCAGTCCCAGGAACGGTTGCCAGCATGAGAGGGCCGTGTGCAGCATGACTTTACTCATACAGTCGACCATTCTGTCACGGCTCTacgagagagagggaacacacaCAACAAGAGAATATAATTAGAGAGCATAAATTGGTAAGAAAAAGTGACATGTGAAAACCTTCATGGATGTCAATATAAACATTCTTTTAAGATTATAAATGGACACTAAAATGGATGAGATCATCTTATTACTGTGGTGAAATTGACTGTCATCTTATTTCAATGAACATCGAGGACAGATTAGAATGGCCTTGTTTCTCTGACGCAAATGACTCATTTTCAACATCCTGAGCCATCATAAGCATTTCACACAGTACTGCAGCTGAAACCAGCAATCATGCCCCACCTATATCCCCTGACTCACATACTTATTCAACATACTGTCTCAATTTAGGCCATTGAACTCTTTTCTTTCAATGGTTTACTCTCGTGCTTTGAATTTAAGAACAATTTGTCTATAGTCATTTGTTATATCGGTTGGGTCTCCTTATAACACAAATCACTTCAAAGAGTCTGCAGTCTATTGTTGTGTTTCATCCACAGCAAACTGATCAAGGTAGATGAGTGGAGGAGTTATAAGAAAACTGCCTCTATGATACATCTGATCATTATTCTAACCAAGGAGGATTCAGTGGCTGTGTTCGGATTTATATGTATTACTTGTGCAAAATATGTAAGACCATAAGCAGCTAAACAATGACGCTAAATCTTTTCATGTTCATATTGTAAAGTGAGGAATTGCTAGCAACAATGTTTGTCCACAAGTCCACATGTTATGTTTTTTCCCAATTCAACTTTTTTTAAATCCAAGACGTTCCATCTATTTCCATCTCTGTGTGTTTTCTTCACATTGAAACAGTTATAttgtttatacaggaccatatCTTTTGCTTTTCTGACACTTACACTGAAATAATGAGCATGATTTTATTGATTTTCTTAGATAAACTTCCACCCCTCGTAAGTAATAGAAACTGCACACTAGCTGCAAAATGACCATGgaacaaaataaaaaaaacatgattgGAAAAACATGATTATTTCCGCCGTCCAAACACATTGAGAGTGAACACAATCAACACGTAGAAATTGTTGGAGGGCAGAACCTAATGGGAAGAAAATTAGGTTTGTAATTATACGGATTATCACAAAGGCCGCAAAAGCTAATAGATGAAGATCCGGGAGGTTAATCCGTTTTTAAAAATCCAATTAGAAAATTAATCCAAAAGGTGTCAAAACAAACACCATCACACTCTGAAAGAGTAGCATCTGTAGTCAAGATGTGTCTGCTTTTCTTTTCAGCAGCAGAGAGTGGGGTTGAGATATTGCCTCTCACCTGTAGTAATAGGATGGGCCAAAGCTTTACACGGAACAAGATTctcaaataaattcattcaacAGTAATGTAATGCCTCAGTGTTACCCGAACACTTACTCATAAGGGGCACAGGGGAACATGCCCCATCAGATTTGTcctgtttaacacacacacatacatacatacatacatacatacatacatacatacatatatatatatatatatattattcaaACGTATGTggacccttcaaattagtggatttgccTATTTCAGCTACAACTCTTGCTAACAGatgtatacaatcgagcacacagccatgcaatctccatagacgaacattggcagtagaatggccttactgaagtgctcaatgactttcaatgtggtaccgtcataggacaccacctttccaacaagtcagttcatcaaatttctgccatgCTATTGCTGCCCCggtcaaatgtaagtgctgttattgtgaagtggaaacgtctaggagcaacaacggctcagtgcgaagtggtaggccacacaagctcacatttCGGATCCGCCGAGTTCTGCATAGagcataaaaatcatctgtcctcgcttgcaatactcactaccgagttccaaactgcctctggaagaaacAGCAGCACAAAAACAGTTTGTTgcgagcttcatgaaattggtttccatggccgagcagccgcacacaagcctcacCATGGGCAATGctaagcgttggctggagtggtgtaaagctcgccgccattggactctggagcagtggaaacacgttctctggagtgattaatcatgcttcaccatctggcagtctgacggatcgaatctgggtttggcagaggccaggaaaacgctacttgccccaatgcatagtgccaactgtaaagtttggttgaGGATAAATAATGGTCAAGGACTGTTTTACATggttagggctaggccccttagttctagtgaagggaaatattagtgctacagcatacaatgacattctagacgattctgtgctttcaactttgtggaaacagtttggggaaggccctttgctgtttcagcatgacaatgcccccgtgcataaagcaaggtccatagggaaatggtttgtcgagatcagtgttgaagaacttgactggcctgcacagagccctgttcgatgggtttgaggtcagggcctaatcgcccaacatcagtgcccgaactcactaatgctcttgtggctgaatggaagcaagttgcaacatctagtgaaaagccttcccagaagagtggaggctgttattgggggtccaactccatattaatgcccatggttttggaatgagacgttcgacgagcaggtgttcacatacttttggtcatgtagtgtatattatacatattattgcacattttgttgttacagcctgaattaaaaaatcgattacatttatttttttctcacccatctacacacaataccccataatgatatagAGAAACCTTGTATTTAGAAATGTTTCCAAATTTATTGCAAATGAAATAATTCTGAAATATCTAGTTaattaagtattcaaacccctgagtCATTACATGTtactctcttctccagaccatttccggagaccttctcccttacctctcctcgctcatcaactcatccctgaccgctggctacgtcccttctgtcttcaagagagcgagagttgcaccccttctgaaaaaacctacactcgatccctccgatgtcaacaactacagaccagtatcccttctttcttttctctccaaaactcttgaacgtgccgtccttggccagctctcccgctatctctctcagaatgaccttcttgatccaaatcagtcaggtttcaagactagtcattcaactgagactgctcttctctgtatcacggaggccctccgcactgctaaagctaactctctctcctctgctctcatccttctagacctatcggctgccttcgatactgtgaaccatcagatcctcctctccaccctctccgagttgggcatctccggcgcggcccacgcttggattgcgtcctacctgacaggtcgctcctaccaggtggcgtggcgagaatctgtctcctcaccacgcgctctcaccactggcgtccccagggctctgttctaggccctctcctattctcgctatacaccaagtcacttggctctgtcataaactcacatggtctctcctatcattgctatgcagatgacacacaattaatcttctcctttccccttctgatgaccaggtggcgaatcgcatctctgcatgtctggcagacatatcagtgtggatgacggatcaccacctcaagctgaacctcggcaagacggagctgctcttcctcccggggaaggactgcccattccatgatctcgccatcacggttgacaactccattgtgtcctcctcccagagcgctaagaaccttggcgtgatcctggacaacaccctgtcgttctcaactaacatcaaggcggtggcccgttcttgtaggttcatgctctacaacatccgcagagtacgaccctgcctcacacaggaagcagcgcaggtcctaatccaggcacttgtcatctcccgtctggattactgcaactcgctgttggctgggctccctgcctgtgccattaaacccctacaactcatccagaacgccgcagcccgtctggtgttcaaccttcccaagttctctctcacCCCGCTCTTCCGTCTCCACTGGCTTccgctcgcatccgctacaagaccatggtgcttgcctacggagctgtgaggggaacggcacctcagtacctccaggctctgatcaggccatacacccaaacaagggcactgcgttcatccacctctggcctgctcgcctccctaccactgaggaagtacagttcccgcgcagcccagtcaaaactgttcgctgctctggccccccaatggtggaacaaactccctcacgacgccaggacagcggagtcaatcaccaccttccggaaacacctgaaaccccacctctttcaggaatacctaggataggataaagtaatccttctcacccccccttaaaagatttagatgcactattgtaaagtggctgttccactggatgtcttaaggtgaacgcaccaatttgtaagtcactctggataagagcgtctgctaaatgacttaaatgtaaaatgttaaatgtaatgttagagtcacttttggcagtgattacagctgtgagtctttctgagtaagAGCTTTGCTCACCTGGATTTTACAATATTTgtccattttcaagtcttgccatagattttcacgAAGATTTCAGTCAAAACCACAACTCGGTCACaaaggaacattcactgtcttcttggtaaagcAAGTCCAGTGTAGATCTGGCCTTGTGTTTTcggttattatcctgctgaaaggttcatctcccagtgtctggtggaaagcaatctgaaccaggttttcctttaggattttgcaAGTGATTAACTGCATTCCATAAcatttttatcctgaaaatctccccagtccttaacgatttcaaacatacccataacatgaatgcagccaccactatgcttaaatatatggagagtggtacttagtaatgtgttgtattgcatttgctccaaacataaaactttgtattcaggaaaaaaagttaattgctttaaacattttcttaacagtattactttagtgccttgttgcaaacaggatgcatgtttttgaatattggtattcaaattggatgcagtctatcacagtgccatcggttttgtcaccaaagccccatatactacccatcactgcgacctgtacgctctcgttggctggccctcgcttcatactcaacgccaaacccactggctccaggccatctacaagtctctgctagttAAAGacacgccttatctcagctcactggtcaccatagcagcacccacccgtagcacgtgctccagcaggtatatctcactggtcacccccaaagccaattcttctttggccgcctttccttccagttctctgctgccaatgactggaacaaactgcaaaaatcactaaagctggatactcttacctccctcactagctttaagcaccagctgtcagaccaACTCACAGAAGCTAGGGggaactatttttatttttggaaaaatacgTTCCCAAaataaactgcctatttctcaggaccagatgctagaatatgcatataattcacagcttaggatagaaaacactctaaagtttccaaaactgtaaaaatattgttaAAAACGCTTGTAttgttttcgctgtaaagcataatttcaaaatctgagaagaaagggtgattaacaaaaggctaagctgtgtttcgttatatttcacttgtgatttcatgaatacgaatattttctagtaagattatttgaccgctgcgctatgctatttagcgtagttgatgacaattatcccggatcCGGGGGGGAtaaactatgtaactgttttaaagtcagcaTTGGctgagaggtttccttcctctctggcaactgattTATGATgggcacctgtatctttgtaatgacaCACCtcaatttatttaggcttgccataacaaaggggttgaagacTTAATGACTCAAgtgattttttattaatttgtaaaaatgtcaaaaaacagaAATCCCACTTTCACATGATGGGGTATTGCATGCAGGCCAGTGACAAAGaaatcaatttaatccattttatattcaagctgtaacacaataaaatgtggaaaaggtgtaAGGCTGTGgagactttctgaaggcactttatacaaaacatttaaaacacctgcactttccatgacatagactgaccaggtcaatccaggtgaaagctatgatcccttattgatgtcacttgttaaatccacttccacCAGTGTAGATGAATTGGAGGAAAAAGGTtaattaaagaaggatttttaagccttgagacaattgagacatggattatgtatgtgtggcgttcagagggtgaatgggcaaaacaaaaaatgtaagtgcctttgaacgggttatggtaCTAGGTGTAACGAGGCTGGGTATTTCACGCTCAacaatttcctgtgtgtatccagaatggtccaccacccaaagtacatccagccaacttgacacaactgtgggaaggattggagtcaacatgggccagcatccttgtgtaACGCTTTCaagaccttgtagagtccatgccccatcacattgaggctgttgtgcaactcaatattaggaaggtgatcctaatgttttgtatactctttctctctctcgctgtctctctcactactactactactactactactactactactactactagccacctagtcattttatgaagttggcttcAGCTAGCCCAGATAGCTAGGTGTaaggttgggagattgggaacctatgTACCAAAAGCAATTTCAGGGTAACAATCAAGTTTGAGTaggtagcttgtctaactatcttagccaTATTctagcagagatgcagagaagcatatttgGTTTCATAAACAATTAAACACCAGtcagaggatacagacagctcaagagttATGCTTAGATCTATAGCTTATAGCTTCAATCTGTGTGTAGTAATGTTATCTCGGAATGCAATTTCACATGGCTAGTTattgcctaatgttagctagctaactagctaatattGAACCTATTTGGTTCATTTTAATTAGCTATGACAAttggtttgtattgctagtactcTATGGATTGGGATTATGGTTTATtgtttagctggctagctagctagctccatgTATAAACAAAATACCCCAAATTAAAGctggctgttagctagctagctgatgttagatggctggctcgctagctaacattattttTATGATTTGTGTGTAGTATGTTAATGTTTTCTCAGAATGGCATTTCGTATTGCTAGTTATAgtctaaagttagctagctaactagctaaaattaaacctatttggttaactttagctagctatgacaatctgtttgtattgctagtactctatggattggggtcatggttcattgtttagttagctagctagctagctccatgTATAAACAAATAACCCCAAATTAAATCTgactgtaagctagctagctgacgttagatggctggctcgttagctaacatTATGTTTATGATTTGTGTGTAGTAATGTTATCTCATTTCACATTGCTAGTTATTGCCTAAGGTTAGCTAGATAATTTGGctactttagctagctatgacaatcggtTTATATTGTTAGTACTATATCGATTAGGATTATGTTTCATTGTTTAGCTAACATGTGTAAACAATAGGCTCCACCTGGCCAGATGATTACATGAAcaatcaagttagccaggtgtgtctgacgGTGATTATGGCTATCTATTGTATAATAATGCCAAAATATTTGTTTAtggaatttgtctttcagcattAGTAGAACACGCCTGATTCTCCTCTACCAGTAATACTAGGAGAATTGTCCAATGCCTGCCATCAAAAGATAGCTGGCCCAAGCAGGCACaggtcaaattgtatttgtcacatacacagggttagcagatgttattgcgagtgtagcaaaatgcttatgcttctagatctgacagtgcagcagtatctaacaggtaatatctaacaattccacaactaaacCTAATAGGTAACAAATatcacaacaaaacctaatacacacaatcgaGTAAAGAAATGGGATGAGAATAGTTAATGGATGGGCAGTGACAAAGCGGCTAAGATtcaatagatagtaaagaattgatagtgaaggatacagtatacagtatacacacatgagatgagtaatgtgagatatgtaaacattcttgaagtggcattattaaagtgactagtgttagatttattaaagtggccaatgacaTCAAGTCTTTAGGTAGGGAgccgcctctctgtgctagtggtggctgtttaacaatctaatggccttgagatagaagctgtttttcagtctttatgtcccagctttgatgcacctgtactgatctcgctttctggatggaagcggggtgaacaggtagttgctcgggtggttattgtccttgatgatattttttgcCTTCcagtgacatcgggtgttgtaggtgtctggtagggcaggtagtttgctcctggttatgcgttgtgcagactgcaccaccctctggagtgccctgcagttgtgggcggtgcagttgccataccaggtggtgatacaggcggcaggatgctctcaattgtacacctgttaaagttagtgagggatttctgtgacaagccacattttttcagcctctgaggttgaagaggcgaggttgcgccttcttcaccacactgtgtgcatggaccatttcagtttgtcggtgatatgtacaccgaggaactataaaccttccaccttctccactgctgtcctgtcgatgtggataggggagtgctccctttgctgtttcctgatgtccacgatcatctcttttgttttgctgacattgagtgacaggttattttcctgacaacaCACTCCGAAGGCCCTctgctcctccctgtaggctgtctcgtcattgctGGTAATCAAgcataccactgtagtgtcatctgcaaacttgatgattgagttggaggcgtgcatggccacgcagtcatgggtgaacagggagtacaggagagggtgtAGGTGAAAATTCATGACTAGGGTTGATTTTCAGTAACCTATATTGTTGTCTTTGAAGTAGAAAGAATAACTGATATAAGTTGAAATATTAGACATGTGTAAACAGAATGAAGGCTGAACCCATGAGAGTGTACAAAACTGGATCGAATTGACCATTGGACATGTAAAAAACA carries:
- the LOC135559461 gene encoding leucine-rich repeat and immunoglobulin-like domain-containing nogo receptor-interacting protein 2, which encodes MVDCMSKVMLHTALSCWQPFLGLALVAVFVGSALGCPARCDCSAQSKSVLCHRKRLPSIPDGIPIETRILDLSKNKLQAVNPDDFAPYPGLEDLDLSGNIISYVEPGAFNPLYSMHSLSLKSNRIKLIPMGVFTGLSNLTRLDVSDNNIVILLDYMFQDLNNLKFLEVGDNDLVYISHRAFSGLLSLETLTLERCNLTVVPTEALSHLHNLVRLHLRYLSISTLHAYSFKKLFRLRHLEIDSWTSLDSVPANTLHGLNLTTLFITNTNLSTFPYQAIKHLHYLTLLNLSFNRIRHIEGRMLSELVHLRELHLVGAQLSTVDPYAFQGLRWLKVFNVSHNRLDTLEKGVFQAPEALEVLLIDDNPLVCDCRLMWILQRRQSIYFGDSQPECSTPEGIRGRPFREFKETLLSYYVTCTKPKIRENKTQTIAVDEGQPVRLYCSVEGTPRPVVSWLSPRRRLLTNKSHGRVMVHNNGTLEIKAAEVQDGGVYLCIATNTAGNDSLMTSLAVKSLGSLYANRTQYYTDPSNATTNGTINVTYGLDLKTILVSTAMGCFTFLGVVLFCFLLLFVWSRGKGKHKNNIDIEYVPRSKSNGTSLDGGAEGEAGPRRFNMKMI